Proteins from a genomic interval of Salinarchaeum sp. Harcht-Bsk1:
- a CDS encoding glutaredoxin family protein, whose translation MAAVEATVYTRSNCDLCDDAVETIETIAAQEDVDLDLSLVDVDEDPELRDEYGERVPYVVLNDRPAFKYSVDPASARSKLRALAADSS comes from the coding sequence ATGGCAGCGGTCGAGGCGACGGTGTACACGCGATCGAACTGCGACCTGTGTGACGACGCCGTGGAAACGATCGAGACGATCGCCGCACAGGAGGACGTCGACCTCGACCTCTCGCTGGTGGACGTCGACGAGGATCCCGAACTCCGCGACGAATACGGCGAACGCGTCCCGTACGTCGTGTTGAACGACCGGCCGGCGTTCAAGTACAGCGTCGATCCGGCGTCCGCACGCAGCAAGTTACGTGCACTCGCTGCCGATTCCTCCTGA
- a CDS encoding creatininase family protein, whose translation MHLAEATWPDAEAAETPLALLPVGSTEQHGPHAPLSTDTIAAEAVAAAGAERFDERVVVAPAIPVGVSEEHRHFGGTMWVSEDTFRAYVREAATSLAHHGFDRIVLVNGHGGNVDALREVAARLSRDGDAYAVPFTWFDSVDAPDMGHAGPVETSLLRHVAPELIKDDRIEEAVAGASDGWGEWVAGVNLAFDSAEFTDSGVVGDPSQADEQRGEALLDAAAAALASLLDAVADREPSAEFDP comes from the coding sequence ATGCACCTCGCCGAGGCGACCTGGCCCGACGCCGAGGCCGCCGAGACTCCGCTGGCACTCTTGCCGGTCGGGAGCACCGAACAACACGGTCCCCACGCACCACTTTCGACGGACACTATCGCGGCCGAGGCAGTCGCGGCGGCCGGCGCCGAACGATTCGACGAACGCGTGGTCGTCGCACCGGCGATTCCGGTCGGCGTCTCGGAAGAACACCGCCACTTCGGCGGGACGATGTGGGTCAGCGAGGACACGTTCCGCGCCTACGTCCGAGAGGCGGCGACGAGTCTCGCCCACCACGGCTTCGACCGGATCGTGCTCGTGAACGGCCACGGCGGCAACGTCGATGCGCTCCGCGAGGTCGCCGCCCGCCTCTCGCGCGACGGTGACGCATACGCAGTGCCATTCACCTGGTTCGATTCCGTCGACGCCCCGGACATGGGCCACGCCGGTCCCGTCGAGACGTCGCTGCTCCGCCACGTTGCCCCGGAACTAATCAAGGACGATCGCATCGAGGAGGCCGTCGCTGGAGCGAGCGACGGCTGGGGCGAGTGGGTCGCCGGCGTCAATCTCGCCTTCGACAGCGCCGAGTTCACAGACAGCGGCGTCGTTGGCGATCCGAGCCAGGCCGACGAACAGCGCGGGGAGGCCTTGCTCGATGCGGCCGCAGCGGCGCTCGCGTCGCTCCTCGACGCAGTGGCCGACCGCGAACCGTCGGCCGAGTTCGATCCGTAG
- a CDS encoding ATP-binding protein, whose protein sequence is MSGSRPGFRPSGVGVALLAFSVTRLLVAQTATTEAGTFVAASLFPLSAGLGLTLFGIAISVGGVSRGYARSVWRWTVLGTFAMLLVVVASGLHVILLGDRLGALWSDSGVLVANVLLGGAILGAFVGDRSARHWNTNERLVQYAERSMLVNRLLRHEIRNVLAIVNGYVATSDNDQEETTRAIRESTEEIEQTIEHAGEFAATTGEIFAVEIGDAIESVLDVLPEDADVSVAGSIPDGVLVRADDRLDLLVAELLENALQHAGPDPSVDLDVEVGHRTVELTVTDDGPGLPEPAESVLASRSLPEYDDPSLGYGLQMVRLLVEQYDGAIEADYADGTALTVTLQRTRERSTPALARGVPTVDLHRAGFAAVAAGIVMGLFVDQVAGLMPVVGSLYGVSSPVLGWVAHIFHSVLFGILFAAGCMLPRIREVAASQRGLFALGIGWGLLLWVFAAGIVMPIWLLAVGTSATIPHFSAIDLVAHVLWGAILGGLYARLPAETLLPT, encoded by the coding sequence ATGAGCGGCTCTCGGCCCGGCTTCCGACCCAGCGGGGTCGGCGTGGCCCTGTTGGCGTTCTCGGTAACGCGACTCCTCGTCGCGCAGACAGCCACGACGGAGGCCGGCACGTTCGTCGCTGCTTCGCTGTTTCCGCTGTCGGCTGGCCTCGGACTCACGCTCTTCGGAATCGCGATCAGCGTCGGTGGTGTCTCGCGGGGCTACGCACGGAGCGTCTGGCGGTGGACCGTTCTGGGCACCTTCGCAATGCTACTCGTCGTCGTCGCGTCCGGGCTCCACGTCATCCTGCTCGGCGATCGCCTGGGCGCGCTCTGGAGTGATTCGGGGGTGCTGGTCGCGAACGTCCTACTCGGCGGCGCGATCCTCGGCGCGTTCGTCGGCGACCGATCGGCGAGACACTGGAACACGAACGAGCGGCTCGTGCAGTACGCCGAGCGCTCGATGCTCGTCAACCGCCTCCTCCGTCACGAGATCCGCAACGTCCTCGCGATCGTGAACGGCTACGTGGCGACCAGCGACAACGACCAAGAGGAGACCACCAGAGCGATCCGCGAGTCCACCGAGGAGATCGAGCAGACGATCGAGCACGCCGGCGAGTTCGCCGCCACGACCGGGGAAATCTTCGCCGTCGAAATCGGTGACGCGATCGAGTCCGTGCTCGACGTGCTCCCCGAAGATGCCGACGTGTCAGTCGCCGGCTCGATACCGGACGGCGTCCTCGTTCGCGCCGACGACCGACTCGACCTCCTCGTCGCCGAACTGCTCGAAAACGCGTTACAGCACGCAGGCCCGGATCCGTCCGTGGACCTCGACGTCGAGGTCGGGCACCGGACCGTCGAACTCACGGTTACGGACGACGGTCCCGGACTCCCCGAACCAGCCGAGAGCGTGCTCGCCTCGCGCTCGCTCCCCGAGTACGACGATCCGTCGCTCGGATACGGCCTCCAGATGGTTCGCCTCCTCGTCGAACAGTACGACGGCGCAATCGAGGCCGACTACGCCGACGGCACCGCACTGACGGTCACGCTCCAGCGAACCCGGGAGCGCTCAACGCCTGCGCTGGCACGCGGCGTCCCGACCGTCGACCTGCACCGTGCCGGGTTCGCTGCAGTCGCCGCTGGAATCGTGATGGGCCTGTTCGTCGACCAGGTGGCGGGCCTGATGCCGGTCGTCGGGTCGCTCTATGGCGTCTCCAGTCCGGTCCTCGGCTGGGTCGCACATATCTTCCACAGCGTGCTCTTCGGCATCCTGTTCGCTGCGGGCTGTATGCTGCCGCGAATCCGCGAGGTCGCTGCGTCCCAGCGGGGACTGTTTGCACTCGGCATCGGCTGGGGGCTCTTGCTCTGGGTGTTCGCGGCCGGAATCGTCATGCCCATCTGGTTGCTGGCCGTCGGCACCAGCGCGACGATCCCCCACTTCTCGGCAATCGACCTCGTGGCGCACGTGCTCTGGGGTGCGATCCTCGGGGGCCTGTACGCCCGGTTGCCCGCCGAAACACTGCTCCCTACGTAG
- a CDS encoding ABC transporter ATP-binding protein translates to MAAGSLPDEDDPFEEQRERVENPMKRLFLVYGRPNISYLVVGILSSIGARLLDLLPPILLGFAIDAIFRQDKSFAAIWLVPDAWIPASQEGQLWLTVGIIGGAFAVGALFHWTRNWGFNAFAQNIQHEIRTDTYDAMQRLDMDFFADKQTGELLSILSNDVNRLERFLNDGINSLFRLSVMVLGIAGVLFYFNWQLALVALLPVPLIALFTYIFIRTIQPKYKEVRSTVGAVNSRLENNLGGISVIKASTTESYESERVDEVSMDYFDANWDAIDTRIKFFPGLRVLAGIGFVTTFLVGGLWVLSEPGDAPWIFTEPISVGEFVTFILLTQRFIWPMAQFGQIINMYQRARASSARVFGLMDERGRVEESLDAKELEVSEGAVEYDDVSFSYGEPAADTADAGATDGDAVDDSTPEQILDSVDFEVEGGETVALVGPTGAGKSTVLKLLLRLYDVDQGAIRIDGTDVRNVTLPSLRRQLAYVQQDTYLFYGSVEDNIRYGSFDAPREEVVEAAKAAEAHEFIQNLPDGYDTEVGERGVKLSGGQRQRIAIARAVLKDPKILVLDEATSDVDTETEMLIQRSLDDLTAERTTFAIAHRLSTIKDADQILVFEGGQIVERGTHEDLLSRDGLYAHLWAVQAGEIDELPDSFVERAAERRARTEVEIESEDDD, encoded by the coding sequence ATGGCTGCGGGGTCCCTGCCAGACGAGGACGATCCGTTCGAAGAGCAACGCGAGCGGGTCGAGAACCCGATGAAGCGGCTGTTCCTCGTCTACGGACGCCCGAACATCAGTTATCTCGTCGTCGGGATCCTCTCCTCGATCGGTGCACGGCTGCTCGATCTGCTGCCGCCGATCCTCCTCGGGTTCGCGATCGACGCGATCTTTCGACAGGACAAGTCGTTCGCGGCGATCTGGTTGGTCCCCGACGCCTGGATTCCCGCGAGTCAGGAGGGTCAGTTGTGGCTGACTGTGGGCATTATCGGGGGAGCGTTCGCCGTCGGCGCGCTCTTTCACTGGACGCGAAACTGGGGATTCAACGCGTTCGCCCAGAACATCCAGCACGAGATCCGTACCGACACCTACGACGCGATGCAGCGCCTGGACATGGACTTCTTCGCGGACAAGCAGACTGGCGAACTCCTCTCGATCCTCTCCAACGACGTCAATCGGCTCGAACGGTTCCTCAACGACGGCATCAACTCGCTGTTCAGGCTCTCGGTCATGGTGCTCGGCATCGCGGGCGTCCTCTTCTACTTCAACTGGCAGCTCGCACTCGTCGCCTTGCTTCCCGTGCCGCTCATCGCTCTGTTCACCTACATCTTCATCCGGACGATCCAGCCGAAGTACAAGGAGGTCCGCTCGACCGTCGGCGCCGTCAACTCTCGACTCGAGAACAACCTCGGGGGCATCTCGGTGATCAAGGCCTCGACGACGGAGTCCTACGAGTCCGAGCGGGTCGACGAGGTCTCGATGGACTACTTCGACGCGAACTGGGACGCCATCGACACCCGGATCAAGTTCTTCCCCGGGCTCCGCGTGCTCGCGGGCATCGGCTTCGTCACCACGTTCCTCGTGGGCGGCCTCTGGGTCCTCTCCGAGCCTGGCGATGCCCCGTGGATCTTCACGGAGCCGATCTCGGTCGGAGAGTTCGTCACGTTCATTCTGCTCACCCAGCGGTTCATCTGGCCGATGGCCCAGTTCGGGCAGATCATCAACATGTACCAGCGTGCGCGGGCATCCAGCGCTCGCGTCTTCGGGCTGATGGACGAACGCGGTCGCGTCGAAGAGTCCCTCGACGCGAAGGAACTCGAGGTCAGCGAGGGAGCCGTCGAGTACGACGACGTGAGTTTCAGCTACGGGGAACCGGCCGCCGATACCGCGGACGCTGGTGCTACTGACGGTGACGCCGTCGACGACTCGACCCCGGAACAGATTCTCGACTCGGTGGACTTCGAGGTCGAGGGCGGCGAGACCGTCGCCCTCGTCGGACCGACCGGCGCGGGAAAGTCCACCGTCCTCAAGCTCCTCCTACGCCTCTACGACGTCGACCAGGGCGCAATCCGGATCGACGGCACGGACGTCCGGAACGTGACGCTCCCGAGCCTCCGCCGCCAGCTCGCGTACGTCCAGCAGGACACGTACCTGTTCTACGGCTCCGTCGAGGACAACATCCGCTACGGTAGCTTCGACGCGCCACGCGAGGAGGTCGTCGAGGCTGCGAAGGCGGCGGAGGCCCACGAGTTCATCCAGAACCTCCCCGACGGGTACGACACCGAGGTCGGCGAGCGCGGTGTGAAGCTCTCCGGCGGCCAGCGCCAGCGCATCGCGATCGCCCGGGCCGTGCTCAAGGATCCGAAGATCCTCGTTCTGGACGAGGCCACCAGCGACGTCGACACGGAGACCGAGATGCTGATCCAGCGGTCCCTCGACGACCTGACGGCCGAACGGACGACGTTCGCGATCGCCCACCGGCTCTCGACGATCAAAGACGCCGACCAGATCCTCGTCTTCGAGGGCGGCCAGATCGTCGAGCGAGGGACCCACGAGGACCTCCTCTCCCGCGACGGCCTGTACGCTCACCTCTGGGCGGTGCAGGCTGGCGAAATCGACGAACTCCCGGACTCCTTCGTGGAGCGGGCTGCCGAGCGTCGCGCCCGCACCGAAGTGGAAATCGAGAGCGAAGACGACGACTGA